The Clostridium sporogenes region TATGACTTCTTCTTCTCCAGAAATTTCAACTTCACTTTGTAATGTCGTTATAGATTCTATATTTTTATTATTTGATATATCTTCACTAAGTCTCATATTTACTGGTACTCTTTTAATTCTTCTTAAAGGTATCTTCACATACACTTTGGATGGTTCTACTGAAACCTCATCTATTATATCTCCTTCATATGTTTTTGCTTGAAGGGATATATTAGTTTTTATTTCTGAAGATTTCCCATCTATGTTACACTTTCCTACTACTTCTTTTACTTTGTTAATATAAGTCTCTGTCCCATAGATAGTAGCTGTTTCTTCCTTTATGGTTGGATTTAAAGCTGCATATCCATCTTTAGGAGTACCTGTTACTTTTATTTTAATTGGCACTGTCTTAGACTTTAACTTATCTAAAGTAATTTTAGTCCATAAATTTTCCTCATTTACTATCTTAATGTTACCAGGACTTTTTTTTACCTTAACAGGTATTTTATTTTCACCCTTCTTTAAACCAAAAGAATTTAAGTCCGCTTCTACTTTAAAGTCTTCTGCTTTCACTGAATAAATGTCTTTTACATTTCCTTTTATTATCAATGTAACTGTATTAACTTCTTTTGGCACCAAAGCTAATTCAAGTTCATTCATACTTTCCTTATTTACTATATTAACAGGAACTGTTATTTTTTGTTCTTTTATTGGATTTTCTATATTAAATATATATAACCATAAAGCAAAAGAAGCTATTATACAACAAATTTTCACTATTATATTTTCTGTTTTACTTTTTTTGCCCATTCTACCACCTGCCCCCTAAAAGTACTGTCTTCATCAAATCCTTTTTTTATGATTTTTATCATAATATCCTTTAATTTTTCTTTATCATATCCTCTTGTTAATTGCCCATTAACAGCTAAAGA contains the following coding sequences:
- a CDS encoding CdaR family protein, which encodes MGKKSKTENIIVKICCIIASFALWLYIFNIENPIKEQKITVPVNIVNKESMNELELALVPKEVNTVTLIIKGNVKDIYSVKAEDFKVEADLNSFGLKKGENKIPVKVKKSPGNIKIVNEENLWTKITLDKLKSKTVPIKIKVTGTPKDGYAALNPTIKEETATIYGTETYINKVKEVVGKCNIDGKSSEIKTNISLQAKTYEGDIIDEVSVEPSKVYVKIPLRRIKRVPVNMRLSEDISNNKNIESITTLQSEVEISGEEEVIQNIKYIDTEMININSIKIGQENIESNLIVPKGVILVSGNNTIKLKVKFKVIEDKKEDEKNKDKDKEENKEDKIIEKKATKDINIINEPKDKEVLLSQSNVTINMKGNKEVIDKININNIKCYVDLKNVNLGENIVKVIVDMGDNKIDYSVNLDSIKVTVKEKQEE